In Natronoarchaeum philippinense, a single window of DNA contains:
- the hisH gene encoding imidazole glycerol phosphate synthase subunit HisH, translated as MSQQTEPDDAAASASIVVVDYGLGNLRSVTRGLERAGADVEITDDPDAFEAADGIVLPGVGAFREGVENAGPYREALDDAAERGQPLFGICLGMQMLLTDSEEADHAGEGEVTGLDLIPGTNVRFDQGQKVPQMGWNELNVERDHPLVDGVDGEHAYFVHSYYAEPDDEDAVVATTDYGVSFPSIVANEAGNVFGTQFHPEKSGETGLQILRNFVAICAEE; from the coding sequence ATGAGCCAGCAGACCGAACCGGACGACGCCGCGGCGTCGGCGTCGATCGTCGTCGTCGACTACGGCCTCGGGAACCTCCGCAGCGTGACCCGCGGGCTCGAACGCGCCGGCGCGGACGTCGAGATCACCGACGATCCCGACGCGTTCGAGGCGGCCGACGGCATCGTCCTACCGGGCGTCGGCGCGTTCCGCGAAGGCGTCGAGAACGCCGGCCCCTACCGCGAGGCGCTCGACGACGCCGCCGAGCGCGGCCAGCCGCTCTTTGGCATCTGTCTGGGGATGCAGATGCTGCTGACCGACAGCGAGGAAGCCGACCACGCCGGCGAGGGCGAGGTGACGGGACTGGATCTGATCCCGGGCACGAACGTCCGCTTCGATCAGGGCCAGAAGGTGCCCCAGATGGGCTGGAACGAGCTGAACGTCGAGCGCGACCACCCGCTCGTCGACGGCGTCGACGGCGAGCACGCCTACTTCGTCCACTCGTACTACGCCGAGCCCGACGACGAGGACGCCGTCGTCGCCACGACCGACTACGGCGTCTCGTTCCCCAGCATCGTCGCCAACGAGGCCGGCAACGTGTTCGGCACTCAGTTCCACCCGGAGAAAAGCGGCGAGACGGGCCTGCAGATTCTTCGGAACTTCGTCGCAATCTGTGCCGAGGAGTGA
- a CDS encoding Lrp/AsnC family transcriptional regulator, with the protein MVIAYVMIKANTGEADRLRSDVESIDGVEHARIVAGDVDIIAKVDVETPAEVKDIAATAIQGVDGVEDTQTYIAMD; encoded by the coding sequence ATGGTGATCGCCTACGTGATGATCAAGGCCAACACCGGCGAAGCCGACCGTCTTCGGAGCGATGTCGAGTCGATCGACGGCGTCGAACACGCCCGCATCGTGGCCGGCGATGTCGACATCATCGCAAAGGTCGACGTGGAGACACCCGCGGAAGTCAAAGACATCGCCGCGACGGCGATCCAAGGCGTCGACGGCGTCGAGGACACCCAAACCTACATCGCGATGGATTGA
- a CDS encoding potassium channel family protein: MRFVIIGAGRVGLRTARVLHEEGNEVTLIEQDPTKADRAREQGYDVIEGDGSREAVLEEAGVGDADAVGALSGDLNVNFAACLIGDHHDCRTVLRIDEDYREGIYRKYAGEVDEIVYPERLGAIGAKNAMLGGDIRAIADIAQHLQVVELTITPEAPTAGYTISELQLPADATVLAFGKRDAPVEIPSPDESIEPGDRLIVLADFDVLDDVRQILVGDNSRAAAQAGGV, from the coding sequence ATGCGGTTTGTTATCATAGGTGCTGGACGAGTCGGGCTTCGGACTGCCCGCGTACTGCACGAGGAGGGCAACGAGGTGACGCTCATCGAGCAGGACCCGACGAAAGCAGATCGTGCCCGGGAGCAGGGCTATGACGTGATCGAGGGCGACGGGTCGCGCGAAGCGGTGCTCGAAGAGGCGGGCGTCGGAGATGCCGACGCCGTCGGAGCGCTGTCGGGCGATCTCAACGTCAACTTCGCCGCCTGCCTGATCGGCGACCACCACGACTGCCGGACCGTGCTTCGGATCGACGAGGACTACCGCGAAGGCATCTACCGCAAGTACGCCGGCGAGGTCGACGAGATCGTCTACCCCGAACGCCTCGGCGCGATCGGCGCCAAAAACGCGATGCTCGGCGGCGATATCCGCGCGATCGCCGACATCGCACAGCACCTGCAGGTCGTCGAGTTGACGATCACGCCCGAAGCGCCGACGGCGGGCTACACCATCAGCGAGCTTCAACTGCCCGCCGACGCCACGGTACTCGCCTTCGGCAAGCGCGACGCCCCGGTCGAGATTCCCTCGCCCGACGAGTCTATCGAGCCCGGCGACCGGCTGATCGTACTCGCCGACTTCGACGTGCTGGACGACGTTCGACAGATTCTGGTCGGTGACAACAGCCGCGCGGCGGCCCAAGCGGGGGGTGTCTGA
- a CDS encoding Lrp/AsnC ligand binding domain-containing protein gives MVHAFIMIKTAAGKSEELLGSIRDLSQVAEAHIVAGDYDIIAEVDVGEVYQVLETASSGVRGLGGVTDTKTYVSLD, from the coding sequence ATGGTACACGCGTTTATAATGATCAAGACGGCCGCGGGGAAATCAGAAGAACTGCTCGGGTCGATCCGGGACCTCTCGCAGGTCGCCGAGGCCCACATCGTCGCGGGCGATTACGACATCATCGCCGAGGTCGACGTGGGTGAGGTGTACCAAGTGCTCGAAACGGCCTCCTCGGGCGTCCGCGGACTCGGTGGCGTCACGGACACGAAAACGTACGTCTCGCTGGACTAA